One genomic window of Ctenopharyngodon idella isolate HZGC_01 chromosome 18, HZGC01, whole genome shotgun sequence includes the following:
- the LOC127500330 gene encoding E3 SUMO-protein ligase ZBED1-like, which translates to MMKMFWLQRNFVATRKRTLEPPEIPTKQAKISDVIALGANKRVPQAKVDKLMINLICEGLHPFSLVEQPAFKELLLTLNPQCKVISRPTLQTRIDEAANQLKKTLLSHLSKVRYVATTTDFWTAHQQSYIGVTAHWIDEDTLERRSAAFACQRLKGSHTFDVLAGTLDDIHCQYRIRGKVVKTTTDSGSNFIKAFSVFGEQSQTEEAESESDQDSSEEPKADYLDTFSILEQESGLEYQLPPHQRCACHLLNLVTTTDAALAEKNNDTYKRLSCAAFGKCQAMWNKSGRSYMAAEIVEDKCKLQLIRPNQTRWNSTYMAVERIVRIIQENGEDAIRNVCEEFKVKNAESS; encoded by the exons atgatgaaaatgtttTGGTTACAGAGAAACTTTGTGGCAACACGGAAACGAACCCTGGAACCACCAGAAATCCCAACCAAGCAAGCAAAAATAAGTGACGTAATTGCACTGGGTGCAAACAAACGTGTGCCACAGGCAAAGGTCGACAAGCTCATGATTAACTTAATTTGTGAGGGTCTTCATCCATTTTCTTTGGTTGAACAACCTGCTTTTAAAGAACTTTTACTTACACTGAATCCTCAATGCAAGGTCATATCCAGACCCACTCTCCAGACCAGAATTGATGAAGCTGCCAATCAGTTGAAGAAGACTTTGTTGTCACACCTCAGTAAAGTCCGCTATGTTGCCACCACTACTGATTTCTGGACTGCGCACCAGCAAAGTTACATAGGGGTGACAGCTCATTGGATAGATGAGGATACCTTAGAGAGGAGATCCGCCGCGTTTGCTTGCCAGAGATTGAAAGGGTCACACACCTTTGATGTTTTGGCAGGCACTCTTGATGACATTCATTGTCAGTATAGAATAAGGGGAAAAGTGGTAAAAACCACAACAGACAGCGGCTCAAACTTCATCAAGGCATTCAGTGTGTTTGGTGAGCAAAGCCAGACTGAGGAAGCAGAGTCAGAATCAGATCAAGACTCTTCTGAAGAGCCCAAAGCTGATTACCTGGACACATTCAGCATCCTGGAACAAGAAAGTGGTCTTGAGTACCAGCTTCCTCCACATCAAAGGTGTGCATGCCACCTGTTAAATTTAGTCACCACAACAGATGCTGCTTTGGCAGAAAAGAACAATGACACATACAAACGGCTATCATGTGCAGCCTTTGGGAAATGCCAAGCAATGTGGAACAAGTCAGGTCGGTCATACATGGCAGCAGAAATTGTAGAAGATAAATGCAAGCTCCAGCTCATCCGGCCAAATCAGACTAGGTGGAACTCTACATACATGGCTGTGGAGAGAATCGTAAGGATCATACAAGAGAATGGTGAAGACGCTATCAGAAATGTCTGTGAAGAATTCAAAGTGAAAAac GCTGAGTCCAGCTGA